The Sulfurospirillum sp. UCH001 genome segment CAAATAGGCTTTAAAAAGCTCTAGTTTGTCTAACTCACCATGAATCAAATAAATCGTATTCAATCCTTTAATCTGTTTCACCCAAGAGAGCATATCTGCGCGATCGGCATGGGCTGAGAGACCATTGATGGTATAAAGTTTGGCACGTACTTTAATATCTTCTCCGTAAATGCGAATAAACTGTTCACCATCGATAATATCACGTCCCAATGTCCCTTGTACCTGAAAACCAACAAAAATAATCGCATTTTTTGGATTCCAAATACGTTGTTTAAGATGGTGCAAAACCCTGCCACCATTACACATACCGCTTCCAGCAATGATAATAGCACGTTTTTCTACCTCATTAATTTCCATCGAGTCTTTTTTACGAGGTGTGTAATGAAGCTCCGGAAACGAGAAAGGATCATCGCCTAAACTCACACGTAATCCTAAAGTTTGATTGAGTTGGGCAGGATATTTTTGGTAAATTTTTGTTGCTTCAATGGCTAAGGGGCTGTCTAAAAAGACATGACAGTTACGAAGTTCGCCAGCTTGGTGCATCTGATGGAGGAGCCATAAAATCTCTTGTGTACGCTCTAATGCAAAGGATGGTATGACAACATTGCCACCCTCAGCAATCGTTTGCGTTACTGCTTCTTTAAACTCTTTGATACTCTCATCCAATGCTCTATGTTCACGATCACCATACGTTGATTCAATGAAAAGTGTGTCGGCATGTTTAATGGTGCTTAGAGGGTTGAGTAATAAGCGGTTTTTACTTCCAAGATCGCCTGAAAAAACAGCTGTTTTATGCAGCGTATCTTCTTCATAATTCACTTCGATAAACGCACTTCCCATAATATGTCCTGCATTATGGAAACGAAGCTTCAAATAAGGCGCAATTTTAATGGTTTCATCATACTTAACGCGGCGTATTTTTTTTGTGAAAACCTGTTCAACATGCTCTTTCGTATAAAGAGGTTCTTGTACACTATTTTCTTCACCTCTGCGAAGTGCCTTTCTGAGCTGTGTTTCATACTCTTCTTGAAGTAAGCCAGCACTATCTAAAAGCATTATATAGGCAATATCAAGGGTTGCATCGGTTGAGATAATTTCACCACGAAAGCCCTCTTTCACTAACTTAGGAACTCTACCAATATGGTCGATATGAGCATGTGTTAAAATCA includes the following:
- a CDS encoding MBL fold metallo-hydrolase RNA specificity domain-containing protein; this translates as MAKVTSYGAASMVTGSCHLLEIQSIKILIDCGMIQGELWKSNYEPFPFDVSSIDYLILTHAHIDHIGRVPKLVKEGFRGEIISTDATLDIAYIMLLDSAGLLQEEYETQLRKALRRGEENSVQEPLYTKEHVEQVFTKKIRRVKYDETIKIAPYLKLRFHNAGHIMGSAFIEVNYEEDTLHKTAVFSGDLGSKNRLLLNPLSTIKHADTLFIESTYGDREHRALDESIKEFKEAVTQTIAEGGNVVIPSFALERTQEILWLLHQMHQAGELRNCHVFLDSPLAIEATKIYQKYPAQLNQTLGLRVSLGDDPFSFPELHYTPRKKDSMEINEVEKRAIIIAGSGMCNGGRVLHHLKQRIWNPKNAIIFVGFQVQGTLGRDIIDGEQFIRIYGEDIKVRAKLYTINGLSAHADRADMLSWVKQIKGLNTIYLIHGELDKLELFKAYLKENVESKVHIVKKAESIYL